In Rhodothermus marinus DSM 4252, a single genomic region encodes these proteins:
- the nadC gene encoding carboxylating nicotinate-nucleotide diphosphorylase, translating into MSAAPITSTDWPPYLDEATLDRLIRQWLAEDIGPGDVTTEATVPPERQARGLFLAKANGVVAGLQVAARVFQLVDPDVHVRWHQADGSRVTAGTIFGTVEGRARSLLMAERLALNLLQRMSGIATATRRLVERVRPYGTKVLDTRKTAPGLRLLDKWAVRLGGGTNHRLGLYDMILIKDNHIVAAGGIREAIEAARRYREQHRLDIPIEIEAQSLEDVDAILATGGVDWILLDNFARHLPDGTLDVEPLREAVRRIGGRFHTEASGNITLETAEAIAATGVEAISCGALTHSVQALDLSLELTL; encoded by the coding sequence ATGTCCGCCGCCCCGATCACTTCGACCGACTGGCCTCCTTACCTCGACGAAGCCACGCTGGACCGTCTGATCCGGCAGTGGCTGGCCGAAGACATCGGTCCGGGCGACGTCACCACCGAGGCCACCGTGCCCCCCGAGCGACAGGCCCGCGGGCTCTTCCTGGCGAAAGCAAACGGCGTCGTGGCCGGACTCCAGGTGGCCGCGCGCGTCTTTCAGCTCGTCGATCCCGACGTGCACGTCCGCTGGCACCAGGCGGACGGCTCGCGCGTGACGGCCGGCACCATCTTCGGCACGGTGGAAGGCCGCGCCCGCAGCTTGCTCATGGCCGAGCGCCTGGCGCTGAATCTGCTGCAACGCATGAGCGGCATCGCCACGGCCACCCGCCGCCTGGTGGAACGCGTCCGACCTTACGGCACCAAAGTGCTCGACACCCGCAAGACCGCCCCGGGACTCCGGCTGCTGGACAAATGGGCCGTGCGCCTGGGCGGCGGCACCAACCACCGCCTGGGCCTCTACGACATGATCCTGATCAAAGACAACCACATCGTGGCGGCCGGCGGCATCCGCGAAGCCATCGAAGCCGCCCGACGCTATCGGGAGCAGCACCGGCTCGACATTCCCATCGAGATCGAAGCGCAATCGCTGGAAGACGTCGATGCCATTCTCGCCACGGGCGGCGTCGACTGGATCCTGCTGGACAACTTCGCCCGGCACCTGCCCGACGGCACGCTCGACGTCGAGCCCCTCCGAGAGGCCGTCCGGCGCATCGGCGGCCGCTTCCACACGGAAGCTTCCGGTAACATCACGCTCGAAACGGCCGAGGCCATCGCCGCCACCGGCGTCGAGGCCATCTCCTGCGGCGCCCTGACCCACTCCGTACAGGCACTCGACCTGTCGCTGGAACTCACCCTGTAG
- a CDS encoding acyl-CoA thioesterase, translated as MIRHVYQHRVRYRECDPMGMVYHAHYVDYLEAARTEALRDLGLPYRELEASGIIMPVVDLSLRFHRPAYYDELLDVITMIRELPRARLHLDYEVRRHETQELLATGRVTLCFVDRARNRPVRAPQALLDVLQKALEPSLSPDGQR; from the coding sequence ATGATTCGACACGTCTATCAGCACCGGGTGCGCTATCGGGAATGCGATCCGATGGGCATGGTCTACCACGCCCACTACGTGGACTATCTGGAAGCGGCCCGCACCGAAGCGCTGCGCGATCTGGGGCTGCCCTACCGCGAACTCGAGGCCTCTGGCATCATCATGCCCGTGGTGGACCTGAGCCTGCGCTTTCACCGACCGGCCTACTACGACGAGCTGCTGGACGTGATCACCATGATCCGTGAGCTGCCCCGCGCCCGGCTGCACCTCGACTACGAAGTGCGCCGCCACGAAACGCAGGAGCTGCTGGCGACCGGACGCGTGACGCTCTGCTTTGTCGATCGCGCCCGCAACCGTCCCGTCCGGGCCCCGCAGGCGCTGCTGGACGTGCTGCAGAAAGCCCTGGAACCCTCGCTCTCGCCCGACGGTCAGCGCTGA
- a CDS encoding acetyl-CoA carboxylase carboxyltransferase subunit alpha: protein MARNSSQYLLDFEKPIAELEEKLDEMRALMAENPEVDLSAEISALEARVAALRESVYRNLTRWQRVQIARHPDRPYTLDYIGALSEGFVELHGDRCAGDDPAIVGGFATFQGSRFGYRDRTVLFVGHQKGRDTKSRKYRRFGMPNPEGYRKALRLMKLAAKFGKPVVTMLDTPGAYPGIEAEEHGQAEAIARNLFEMARLPVPIVVVVIGEGASGGALGIGVGDRILMLENAWYSVIAPESCSQILWRSWDYKEEAARALKLTAADLLKLGVIDEIIPEPIGGAHRDPEATFQAVGAAIARALQELEGLEPRALIDARIEKFARMGVYREEPEATPSTETGAS, encoded by the coding sequence ATGGCTCGGAATTCCTCACAATACCTGCTTGATTTTGAAAAGCCTATCGCCGAGCTTGAGGAGAAGCTCGACGAGATGCGCGCCCTGATGGCCGAAAATCCCGAGGTGGACCTTTCTGCCGAAATATCGGCCCTTGAAGCCCGGGTGGCGGCCCTGCGGGAGTCGGTCTACCGCAACCTGACGCGCTGGCAACGGGTGCAGATCGCCCGCCACCCCGACCGCCCCTATACGCTCGATTACATCGGGGCGCTCTCGGAAGGGTTCGTCGAACTGCACGGCGACCGCTGCGCCGGGGACGATCCGGCCATCGTGGGCGGCTTTGCCACGTTCCAGGGCAGCCGCTTCGGCTACCGCGACCGCACCGTGCTGTTCGTGGGCCATCAGAAAGGGCGCGACACGAAAAGCCGGAAATATCGCCGCTTCGGGATGCCCAACCCCGAAGGCTATCGCAAGGCGCTCCGGCTGATGAAGCTGGCGGCCAAGTTCGGCAAGCCCGTCGTGACGATGCTCGACACGCCGGGCGCCTATCCGGGCATCGAAGCCGAAGAACACGGCCAGGCCGAAGCGATCGCCCGCAACCTGTTCGAAATGGCGCGCCTGCCCGTGCCCATCGTGGTCGTGGTGATCGGCGAAGGGGCCTCGGGTGGTGCGCTGGGCATCGGCGTGGGCGACCGCATCCTGATGCTGGAAAACGCCTGGTACTCGGTCATCGCCCCCGAAAGCTGCTCGCAGATTCTCTGGCGTTCCTGGGATTACAAAGAAGAGGCAGCCCGTGCGCTGAAGCTCACCGCGGCCGACCTGCTCAAGCTGGGCGTCATCGACGAGATCATCCCCGAACCCATCGGCGGAGCCCATCGTGATCCCGAAGCCACCTTCCAGGCCGTCGGCGCCGCCATCGCCCGGGCGCTGCAGGAACTGGAAGGCCTCGAGCCGCGCGCACTGATCGACGCCCGTATCGAAAAATTCGCCCGGATGGGCGTCTACCGCGAAGAGCCCGAAGCCACGCCCTCAACCGAAACCGGAGCCTCATGA
- a CDS encoding glycosyltransferase yields the protein MSCASSISAPADPVTPESCDLSVIIVNYNVRDLLEQALRSVFRAADGLELEVFVVDNNSVDGSVEMVRAHFPEVHLIANTENVGFSRANNQAIRRARGRYLLLLNPDTIVQEDTLRAMVDFLDAHPEVGAAGCKILNPDGSFAPESRRSFPTPAVAFYRMVGLSRLFPHSRRFGRYNLTYLSPEVETEVDALSGSCMFVRHAALYFSRMAYERLCREGLGPTAHLLPNGLQPDGGAGLLDEDFFMYGEDLDWCYRIQQAGWKIVYTPRTQIIHYKGESTKKGELRYVRLFYGAMLRFVEKHFRDRYSPTFLTLLRLGIALRAGLSALHRGARRLAPLVIDGLLTALIVTLGGWLRSLAAGRPLAALFLLSVVPAYALSTVAGIALMGGYRRGRIWQLRPVFYGTLIGLLFMGTLSFLVPDIAFSRMVVLLSAPFALAALLGWRLVWRRRHAARLQRALLVGPTDEARRLHRLLEAAPWPSFQLIGYVSPEPDGTDQETPPRLGALHHLRDLVRLRQVDAVIFATAGLSHTTVLQLIQQLRDLPVQFKILPEGRPHVIGKAHIETLEPPSLVDAEAALPTLRSLPLGRALECGLALVGLILRPLLKGMARLSARPGLRQLVRRLDGLPDVLRGRRTLVGCHPDECALLPEGWGIRPGLFAVSEARPTPPRTPEDIRQLYAYYMQQRTAWLELRLLLQAIRRLLQTT from the coding sequence ATGTCGTGCGCGTCGTCCATATCCGCCCCTGCCGACCCGGTCACGCCGGAGTCCTGCGACCTGTCGGTCATCATCGTCAACTACAACGTGCGCGACCTGCTCGAACAGGCGCTGCGCTCGGTCTTCCGGGCGGCAGACGGTCTTGAGCTGGAAGTCTTCGTGGTGGACAACAACTCGGTGGACGGCTCCGTCGAGATGGTGCGTGCGCATTTCCCCGAGGTACACCTCATCGCCAATACCGAAAACGTCGGGTTCAGCCGCGCCAACAATCAGGCGATCCGCCGGGCTCGCGGCCGCTACCTGCTGCTGCTCAATCCCGACACCATCGTGCAGGAAGATACGCTGCGTGCGATGGTGGACTTTCTGGACGCGCATCCCGAGGTGGGGGCGGCCGGCTGCAAGATCCTCAACCCGGACGGCTCCTTCGCGCCGGAAAGCCGCCGGTCCTTCCCTACACCGGCCGTTGCCTTCTACCGCATGGTGGGGCTCAGCCGCCTGTTTCCACACAGCCGCCGTTTCGGTCGCTACAACCTGACCTACCTGTCGCCCGAGGTCGAAACCGAAGTCGACGCGCTCAGCGGCTCCTGCATGTTCGTCCGGCACGCCGCCCTCTACTTTTCACGCATGGCCTACGAGCGCCTGTGCCGAGAAGGCCTTGGCCCCACCGCGCACCTGCTGCCCAACGGGTTGCAGCCGGACGGCGGCGCGGGCCTGCTCGACGAAGACTTCTTCATGTATGGCGAAGACCTGGACTGGTGCTACCGCATTCAGCAGGCCGGCTGGAAGATCGTCTATACGCCCCGCACGCAGATCATCCACTACAAGGGCGAAAGCACCAAAAAAGGCGAACTGCGCTACGTGCGCCTGTTCTACGGGGCGATGCTGCGGTTCGTCGAAAAACACTTTCGCGATCGGTACTCGCCGACCTTTCTGACTCTGCTGCGGCTCGGCATTGCCCTGCGGGCCGGGCTCTCGGCACTGCACCGGGGCGCGCGCCGGCTGGCTCCGCTGGTGATCGACGGCCTGCTGACCGCCCTGATCGTCACGCTGGGCGGATGGCTGCGCTCGCTGGCGGCCGGACGCCCTCTGGCCGCGCTCTTTCTGCTCAGCGTGGTGCCGGCCTATGCGCTGAGCACGGTAGCCGGCATTGCGCTGATGGGCGGCTACCGGCGCGGCCGCATATGGCAATTGCGCCCGGTCTTCTACGGCACACTGATCGGGCTGCTGTTCATGGGTACGCTGTCGTTTCTGGTACCCGACATCGCATTCTCCCGGATGGTAGTGCTGCTGAGCGCGCCGTTCGCGCTGGCCGCACTGCTGGGCTGGCGACTGGTGTGGCGTCGCCGCCATGCCGCCCGGCTGCAGCGGGCGCTGCTGGTGGGCCCCACCGACGAAGCCCGACGCCTGCACCGGCTACTTGAGGCCGCTCCCTGGCCTTCTTTTCAGCTCATCGGATATGTATCGCCGGAGCCGGACGGTACGGATCAGGAGACACCCCCACGACTGGGCGCGCTGCACCACCTGCGCGACCTGGTGCGACTGCGCCAGGTGGATGCCGTGATCTTCGCCACGGCGGGCCTGTCGCACACCACCGTGCTGCAGCTCATCCAGCAGCTGCGCGACCTGCCCGTGCAGTTCAAGATCCTGCCCGAAGGCCGCCCCCATGTGATCGGCAAAGCGCACATCGAAACGCTTGAGCCGCCCTCGCTCGTCGACGCCGAGGCCGCCCTGCCCACGCTGCGGAGCCTCCCCCTGGGCCGTGCGTTGGAGTGCGGGCTGGCACTGGTGGGGCTGATCCTGCGGCCGTTGCTGAAGGGAATGGCCCGCCTGAGCGCCCGACCCGGCCTGCGGCAACTGGTCCGGCGCCTCGACGGCCTGCCCGACGTGCTACGTGGACGCCGCACGCTCGTCGGCTGCCACCCGGACGAATGCGCGCTGCTGCCCGAGGGCTGGGGCATCCGGCCCGGCCTGTTTGCCGTCAGCGAAGCCCGCCCCACCCCGCCACGCACGCCGGAAGATATTCGCCAACTTTATGCTTATTATATGCAACAGCGAACCGCCTGGCTGGAACTGCGCCTGCTCCTGCAGGCCATCCGTCGGCTGCTGCAGACAACCTGA
- a CDS encoding cytochrome c3 family protein — translation MPQIFSRKTNRLPALSLAGSVFGGVLAVFLVWYYFSPEFYEVGYAPPYSHRIHVGKLGLDCRYCHNWVEVSDKANIPPTQTCINCHSQILTDSPRLQAVRDSWATDRSIEWVKVHHLPDYAHFSHASHVNNGVGCETCHGRIDQMDVVRLVEPLSMGWCLECHRQPELYLRPQSEITTMGYQPPADYIERNLERIRKEGIRPPTNCSACHY, via the coding sequence ATGCCGCAGATTTTTTCCAGAAAGACCAACCGGCTGCCGGCGCTTTCGCTGGCCGGTTCCGTCTTCGGGGGCGTGCTGGCCGTTTTTCTGGTCTGGTACTACTTTTCGCCCGAGTTTTACGAGGTAGGCTATGCGCCGCCCTACAGCCACCGCATTCACGTAGGCAAGCTGGGGCTGGACTGCCGCTACTGCCACAACTGGGTGGAGGTCTCCGACAAGGCGAACATTCCGCCCACGCAGACCTGTATCAACTGTCACAGCCAGATTCTGACCGACTCGCCCCGGCTGCAGGCCGTGCGCGATAGCTGGGCGACGGATCGGTCCATCGAATGGGTGAAGGTGCATCACCTGCCCGACTACGCGCACTTCAGCCATGCCTCGCATGTGAACAACGGAGTGGGGTGTGAGACCTGCCACGGCCGGATTGATCAGATGGACGTGGTGCGTCTGGTCGAGCCGCTGTCGATGGGCTGGTGTCTGGAGTGTCATCGCCAGCCGGAGCTGTACCTGCGGCCGCAGAGCGAAATCACCACGATGGGTTATCAGCCGCCGGCCGATTACATCGAGCGCAACTTGGAGCGCATCCGGAAAGAAGGGATTCGTCCTCCCACGAACTGCTCGGCCTGCCACTATTGA